In Coprobacter tertius, the following proteins share a genomic window:
- a CDS encoding efflux RND transporter periplasmic adaptor subunit, whose product MLKNKIAKRLLKIGVPLLLVGGLIYYKIIYYPSPDQSGSPKKSGEKSIPVNAYVIKPQKLNDGIQAVGTLMPAEEVDLVAETSGKVTGIFFKEGTRVDKGTLLVKVDDSDLQAQLLRAQYQHKLLSERLERQRILFEKDAVSREEYDQVQTDYNMVEADMELLKVKIAKTELRAPFSGIIGFRNVSLGAYLQNNIIVSHLVDDSRLKIDFSIPEKYASRDLNGAMVKFRTESSDREFSARIYAIDPRVDTKTRTILLRAICENFDKALSPGMFARINLITGRTNKAILIPTQSVVPDMDGKSVWVLRNGKAYSQKVETGQRTEDRIEVISGVMMGDTILISGLMQVREGSSLKLSKVE is encoded by the coding sequence ATGCTTAAAAATAAGATTGCTAAGAGATTGCTTAAGATAGGTGTGCCGTTGCTTTTGGTAGGCGGACTTATATATTATAAAATAATTTATTACCCATCGCCCGATCAATCTGGATCCCCAAAAAAGTCAGGGGAAAAAAGTATACCTGTAAATGCTTATGTTATAAAGCCTCAGAAGCTCAATGACGGAATACAGGCTGTAGGTACCCTTATGCCGGCAGAAGAAGTAGACTTGGTTGCGGAAACATCCGGGAAAGTGACCGGAATTTTTTTTAAGGAAGGAACCCGGGTAGATAAGGGAACATTACTTGTAAAAGTGGATGATTCGGATCTACAGGCTCAGTTATTGAGAGCCCAATATCAGCATAAGCTTTTATCGGAACGGCTCGAACGTCAGCGTATTCTTTTCGAAAAGGATGCGGTGAGTCGCGAAGAATATGATCAAGTGCAGACTGATTATAACATGGTTGAAGCCGATATGGAATTGTTGAAGGTAAAAATTGCGAAAACTGAGTTAAGAGCTCCCTTTTCGGGTATTATAGGTTTTAGAAATGTTAGTTTGGGGGCTTATTTGCAAAACAATATTATCGTAAGTCATTTGGTGGATGACAGTCGTTTGAAAATCGATTTTTCGATTCCTGAAAAATATGCCTCCCGTGATTTGAATGGAGCTATGGTAAAATTCCGGACGGAATCCTCCGACAGAGAATTTTCTGCCCGTATATATGCGATCGATCCCCGGGTAGATACTAAAACAAGAACTATTCTATTGAGGGCTATTTGTGAAAATTTCGACAAAGCGCTATCTCCTGGTATGTTTGCCCGTATAAACCTTATAACGGGACGCACGAACAAAGCGATATTAATCCCTACACAATCGGTGGTTCCCGATATGGATGGAAAAAGTGTTTGGGTATTGCGTAACGGGAAAGCTTATAGTCAAAAAGTAGAAACCGGACAACGTACAGAAGACCGTATAGAAGTAATTTCAGGAGTTATGATGGGAGATACTATTTTGATTTCAGGTTTGATGCAAGTTAGAGAGGGTTCCTCTTTGAAACTGTCGAAAGTAGAATAG
- the lpxA gene encoding acyl-ACP--UDP-N-acetylglucosamine O-acyltransferase, with protein MKQPLAYVHPEAKIASNVVIEPFVTIDKNVVIEEGTHIGSNVTILEGARIGKNCRIFPGSVISGIPQDLKFKGEETVVEIGDNTTIRECVTINRGTAAKGKTVIGNNCLLMAYVHIAHDCVIRNNIIMANATQIAGEVQVDDYAIIGGGTLVHQFSHIGAHVMIQGGSLVNKDIPPFVKAARNPISYAGINSIGLRRRNFTNETIRDIQEIYRYLYLSGLNNSDAIERIEAELPATKERDEIILFVRNSQRGIIRGYL; from the coding sequence ATGAAACAACCATTAGCTTATGTACATCCCGAAGCGAAAATCGCATCGAATGTCGTAATCGAACCTTTTGTAACGATCGACAAGAACGTGGTTATCGAAGAAGGGACTCACATCGGGTCTAACGTAACCATACTCGAAGGTGCCCGTATCGGGAAAAACTGCCGAATATTCCCAGGATCGGTAATTTCTGGGATTCCTCAGGACCTGAAATTCAAAGGAGAAGAAACGGTTGTCGAGATCGGTGATAATACAACTATCAGAGAATGTGTAACAATAAACCGGGGCACTGCTGCAAAAGGTAAAACCGTAATCGGTAATAATTGTTTACTAATGGCCTATGTGCATATCGCTCATGATTGCGTAATCAGAAATAACATTATAATGGCTAATGCTACCCAAATCGCAGGCGAAGTTCAAGTAGATGATTATGCAATTATCGGAGGAGGTACATTGGTACATCAATTCTCCCATATCGGTGCACACGTAATGATACAAGGAGGATCTTTAGTAAATAAAGATATTCCGCCTTTCGTGAAAGCTGCTCGTAATCCCATTTCTTATGCAGGAATTAATTCAATAGGACTACGGCGCCGCAACTTTACGAACGAAACAATACGGGATATTCAGGAAATATATCGTTATCTTTACCTGTCTGGATTAAATAATTCAGACGCTATAGAACGTATCGAAGCAGAATTACCCGCAACAAAAGAACGGGACGAAATTATTCTTTTCGTACGGAATTCACAAAGAGGTATTATACGAGGTTATCTATAA
- the bglX gene encoding beta-glucosidase BglX, which yields MVIKNRIIIVKSFFIISVILFAFDVFAYDFIGKKEVELERKIDELISRMTLSEKIGQLNQLNGNGLSDNLKSQIRNGSVGTMLNEVNPEISNELQRIAVEESRLGIPLIFARDVIHGFKTVFPIPLAQAASWDEEIVKKGARIAAEEATSRGIRWTFAPMLDISRDARWGRIIESLGEDPYLASRLGVAMVEGFQGKSLSSPNGMAACLKHFCGYGAVEGGRDYNTTQISEEQLRNIYFVPFKSCINAGAATLMAAFNDLNGVPCTANRYLLNTVLRSDWNFDGVVVSDWNSVHELINHGYARDGKQAAELAVNAGVDIDMMSLDYISSLEGSVKEKVVKESVIDNAVRNILRLKFRLGLFHNPYVEIKNDVFYTPEYLEAAKESAIKSCVLLKNTDKALPLSEKIKSIAVIGPMADAPADQLGAWTMDGERQHTITPLQDLKKRYGNTIVINYVKGLDYSRDLDRKNFEAAVAAVEKSDVVLFFAGEEAGLTGEARCRADISLPGAQKDLLSEIAAAGKPIILIMLAGRPIEIYKELPLVKAFLYAWHPGTMGGPAIIDLLFGKAVPSGRLPISYPMVSAQLPYYYNHKNTGRPAVGDLVMMENMQQNEIQTSFGHTCYYLDAGRDPLYPFGYGLSYTTFRYGELNLSANDMTEQSKLTVSVPVTNTGNIMATETVQLYIRDVIASVTRPVKELKAYRKVCLKPGEEKNIVFEISIDDLKFYTANGEYRAEPGEFIVYVGANSRDVKEVSFTLK from the coding sequence ATGGTGATAAAGAACAGGATAATTATAGTGAAATCTTTTTTCATTATATCAGTTATTTTATTTGCATTTGATGTATTTGCATACGATTTTATTGGAAAAAAAGAGGTTGAATTAGAACGTAAAATCGACGAACTGATTTCCCGAATGACGTTATCGGAAAAAATCGGGCAGCTAAATCAGCTTAATGGTAACGGATTGTCTGATAATCTGAAATCGCAAATTCGAAACGGCTCGGTGGGAACCATGTTAAACGAAGTAAATCCCGAAATCAGTAACGAGTTACAACGTATAGCTGTAGAGGAAAGCCGTTTGGGTATTCCTTTGATTTTTGCAAGAGATGTTATACACGGATTTAAGACTGTTTTTCCGATTCCGTTAGCTCAGGCTGCCAGTTGGGATGAGGAAATTGTTAAAAAAGGTGCACGTATTGCGGCAGAAGAGGCTACCTCGAGAGGTATTCGTTGGACATTTGCGCCCATGCTCGATATATCAAGAGATGCTCGTTGGGGACGTATTATCGAAAGTTTGGGTGAGGACCCGTATTTAGCCTCACGTTTAGGGGTAGCTATGGTGGAAGGATTTCAGGGAAAATCTCTTTCTTCTCCTAATGGAATGGCCGCTTGCTTAAAACATTTTTGCGGTTATGGTGCCGTAGAGGGTGGCCGTGATTATAATACGACACAGATATCGGAAGAACAGTTGAGGAATATCTATTTTGTTCCGTTCAAATCTTGTATAAATGCCGGTGCAGCTACATTAATGGCGGCGTTTAATGATTTGAATGGTGTTCCGTGTACGGCAAACCGGTATTTGTTAAATACGGTTTTGCGTAGCGACTGGAACTTCGACGGTGTAGTCGTGAGTGACTGGAATTCGGTACATGAATTGATAAATCACGGTTATGCCCGGGATGGGAAACAGGCCGCCGAACTGGCTGTAAATGCAGGAGTCGATATCGATATGATGAGCCTCGATTATATTTCTTCATTAGAGGGTTCGGTTAAAGAGAAAGTTGTTAAAGAATCGGTGATTGATAATGCCGTTCGGAATATATTAAGGCTTAAATTCCGATTGGGGTTATTTCATAATCCTTATGTAGAAATCAAGAATGATGTATTTTATACTCCTGAATATTTAGAAGCGGCCAAAGAGTCGGCAATAAAAAGCTGTGTATTGTTGAAGAATACAGATAAAGCGCTTCCTTTGTCAGAGAAGATAAAAAGTATTGCGGTAATAGGACCTATGGCCGATGCTCCGGCTGATCAGTTGGGTGCCTGGACAATGGATGGTGAAAGACAACATACAATTACCCCGTTGCAGGATTTGAAAAAAAGGTACGGAAATACGATTGTTATCAATTATGTAAAAGGGCTTGATTATAGTCGTGACCTCGACCGGAAAAATTTTGAAGCTGCTGTTGCTGCCGTTGAAAAAAGTGATGTCGTTCTGTTTTTTGCAGGAGAAGAGGCCGGTTTGACGGGAGAGGCTCGTTGTCGTGCTGATATCTCGTTACCGGGTGCACAGAAGGATTTATTGTCTGAAATTGCAGCTGCCGGAAAGCCGATTATACTCATAATGTTGGCGGGACGTCCGATCGAAATATATAAGGAATTACCTTTGGTAAAGGCTTTTTTATATGCGTGGCATCCGGGTACGATGGGGGGACCGGCTATTATCGATTTATTGTTCGGGAAGGCTGTTCCATCCGGTCGTTTGCCGATAAGTTATCCTATGGTATCGGCCCAGTTACCTTATTATTATAACCATAAAAATACCGGCAGGCCGGCTGTCGGAGATTTGGTTATGATGGAGAATATGCAACAGAATGAAATACAGACTTCGTTCGGTCATACATGTTATTATCTCGATGCAGGACGCGATCCGTTATATCCTTTCGGTTACGGACTTTCATATACGACTTTCCGGTATGGAGAATTAAATTTAAGTGCGAATGATATGACAGAACAGAGTAAACTGACGGTTTCCGTTCCTGTTACAAATACCGGTAATATTATGGCTACAGAGACGGTACAATTATATATACGAGATGTAATAGCGTCAGTTACTCGTCCGGTAAAGGAACTTAAGGCTTACCGTAAGGTCTGTTTGAAACCGGGTGAAGAAAAAAATATTGTTTTCGAAATAAGTATCGATGATCTGAAATTCTACACTGCGAATGGAGAATATAGGGCAGAACCCGGTGAATTTATTGTGTATGTAGGGGCAAACAGCAGAGATGTAAAAGAGGTTTCCTTTACCTTAAAATAA
- a CDS encoding efflux RND transporter permease subunit gives MSLSSVSIKRPVLATVLNVLFIIVGLIGVSFLGVRDYPSVDPPIITVSTTFTGANADVIETQITEPLESAINGIPGIRTLKSQSRDGRSNITVEFELEVPLETAANDVRDKVSGAMSKLPKDIDPPVVTKADADAQPIFGIYLSSDKRSIIDVSTYADLHVKERLQTIFGVSSVEIWGEKRLAVRMKMDPMLLSAYGLTPMDVSDAVSRENVELPSGRVEGDNTELTVRTLGRLMSVDDFNNLIISKNNGRVVRFKDIGKATIDAENTRSIMKMNGKPMVGCVIIPQPGANYVDIVDRAYKVLEDIKSDLPEDISCGIYMDDTIFIRNSIKEVESTIVEAFVLVVLIIFLFLRNWRTTLIPVLTIPISLIGTFFVMYLAGFTINILTLLAIVLSIGLVVDDAIVVMENIYNKVERGMSPLEAGYKGSEEIFFAVIATTISLVAVFVPIVFLQGTTGRLFREFSVVIAGAVLISAFVALSFTPMISTKLLTKNATDNWFYKKTEPFFSWLTQAYRNTLDSFMRYRFLAVVILMLAAGAIGFFWKNLPSEMAPVEDRSQLRINSTATEGTSFSYMSQYIDDLVTYLAEEVPEQDLTMSLVGRGGQTNSAFCNLMLLPPENRSRTQQEINDDLAPKMKQLTGARSMVAQRQTFGNRRGGLPVEYVIQAKNLDDLKTTLPVFMEEVSKSPMFSAYDLDLKFTKPELTISINRDKASLLGVSVQDISRTLQLTMSDQRIGYYILNGKQYQIITEFDRERRNKPGDLTNVYVRNKDNQLIGLDNLVYMQESSTPPRLFRYDRFVSATVSASPAKGKTLGQGIEEMDRIAAKVLNDDFKTTLSGNSKDFVESSSSLLFAFVLALVFIYLVLSAQFESFRDPLIIMFTVPLALVGAMLSLWYFNQTMNIFSQIGIIMLIGLVSKNGILIVEFANQRKAEGLSMRDAISEASAARFRPILMTSLSTVLGTLPMALATGAGSESRIAMGIAVVGGMICATGLTLYVIPAIYTYLSASKIKNREKQMLS, from the coding sequence ATGAGTTTATCTTCTGTCAGTATAAAGCGTCCGGTGTTGGCTACGGTCCTGAATGTTTTGTTCATTATTGTAGGGCTTATCGGTGTATCTTTTTTAGGTGTACGTGATTATCCGAGTGTTGATCCCCCTATTATTACAGTAAGTACGACTTTTACAGGTGCCAATGCCGATGTAATAGAGACACAAATAACCGAGCCGTTAGAGTCCGCAATAAATGGAATTCCCGGTATACGTACTTTGAAAAGCCAGAGTAGAGACGGAAGAAGTAATATTACGGTCGAATTCGAACTTGAAGTACCGCTCGAAACGGCAGCGAATGATGTTCGTGATAAAGTCTCGGGAGCCATGAGCAAGTTACCCAAAGATATAGATCCGCCGGTGGTTACAAAAGCCGATGCCGATGCGCAGCCGATTTTCGGAATTTATTTGAGTAGCGACAAGCGTTCGATTATTGATGTAAGTACTTATGCCGACTTACATGTTAAGGAACGGCTACAAACTATTTTTGGGGTGAGTAGCGTAGAAATATGGGGAGAAAAACGGCTGGCGGTACGTATGAAGATGGATCCTATGTTGCTTTCGGCTTACGGACTTACCCCCATGGATGTAAGCGATGCGGTGTCGAGGGAAAATGTAGAATTGCCTTCGGGGCGAGTAGAAGGAGATAATACCGAACTAACGGTACGAACATTAGGTCGCTTAATGTCTGTCGATGATTTTAATAATCTTATTATCAGCAAAAATAACGGACGTGTTGTACGGTTTAAAGATATTGGAAAAGCAACTATAGATGCTGAAAATACTCGTTCGATAATGAAAATGAACGGTAAGCCGATGGTTGGTTGTGTGATTATACCGCAGCCTGGGGCTAATTATGTAGATATTGTCGATCGTGCATATAAAGTACTTGAGGATATAAAAAGTGATTTGCCGGAAGATATTAGCTGTGGAATTTATATGGATGATACTATTTTTATCCGTAATTCGATCAAAGAAGTTGAAAGTACGATAGTCGAGGCATTCGTGCTGGTCGTGCTTATTATATTTCTTTTCCTGCGAAATTGGCGTACGACCCTCATTCCCGTTCTTACCATACCTATATCGCTTATCGGTACGTTTTTCGTTATGTATTTAGCCGGTTTTACGATCAATATACTAACTCTGCTCGCTATAGTTTTGTCGATAGGCCTTGTAGTAGATGATGCGATCGTGGTAATGGAGAATATATATAATAAAGTTGAGAGAGGGATGTCTCCACTCGAAGCCGGATATAAAGGTTCGGAGGAGATATTTTTTGCCGTTATCGCGACAACGATTTCATTAGTAGCTGTTTTTGTTCCTATTGTGTTTTTACAGGGAACCACTGGAAGGCTTTTTCGTGAATTCAGTGTAGTAATAGCTGGAGCTGTACTTATTTCGGCGTTTGTAGCATTGTCTTTTACCCCGATGATTTCTACTAAATTACTTACGAAAAATGCAACCGATAATTGGTTTTATAAAAAGACCGAGCCATTTTTTTCGTGGTTGACACAAGCTTATCGAAATACCCTCGATAGTTTTATGCGTTATCGTTTTTTAGCCGTAGTGATACTTATGCTGGCTGCTGGGGCTATCGGATTTTTCTGGAAGAATTTACCTTCTGAAATGGCTCCTGTAGAGGATCGCTCGCAATTGAGAATAAATTCTACGGCGACTGAAGGAACCAGTTTTTCGTATATGAGCCAATATATCGATGATTTGGTTACTTATCTTGCCGAAGAAGTACCCGAACAGGATCTTACTATGTCTTTGGTAGGAAGAGGAGGGCAGACTAATTCTGCATTTTGTAATTTAATGCTACTTCCTCCCGAAAACCGTTCCCGCACACAACAGGAAATTAATGACGATTTGGCACCTAAAATGAAACAACTTACCGGAGCTCGTTCTATGGTAGCCCAGCGTCAGACGTTTGGAAACCGTCGAGGAGGATTACCTGTCGAATATGTAATACAAGCCAAAAATTTGGACGATTTGAAAACGACTTTACCGGTTTTTATGGAAGAAGTTTCCAAAAGCCCGATGTTTTCGGCGTACGATCTCGATTTGAAGTTTACCAAACCCGAACTTACGATCAGTATCAATCGGGATAAAGCCTCGTTATTGGGAGTATCGGTACAGGATATTTCTCGTACACTACAGCTTACGATGAGTGATCAGCGTATCGGATATTATATTCTGAATGGAAAACAGTATCAGATAATAACCGAATTCGACCGGGAACGTCGCAACAAACCGGGAGATCTTACCAATGTATATGTACGTAATAAAGATAACCAGCTTATTGGTCTCGACAATCTTGTATATATGCAAGAGAGTAGTACGCCGCCACGTTTGTTCCGATACGACAGATTTGTATCGGCCACAGTTTCGGCCTCTCCTGCAAAAGGGAAAACGTTGGGACAGGGAATCGAAGAGATGGATCGTATTGCGGCTAAAGTATTAAATGATGATTTTAAAACGACACTGTCTGGTAATTCCAAAGATTTTGTGGAGAGTTCTTCGAGCCTTTTGTTTGCATTCGTATTGGCATTGGTTTTTATTTATCTGGTTTTATCGGCCCAGTTCGAGAGTTTCCGTGATCCGTTGATTATCATGTTTACCGTTCCGCTTGCCCTCGTGGGAGCAATGTTGTCACTTTGGTATTTTAATCAGACAATGAATATTTTTAGTCAGATTGGTATTATCATGCTTATCGGGCTTGTATCGAAGAATGGAATTTTGATTGTCGAATTTGCAAATCAGCGTAAAGCAGAAGGCTTATCGATGCGGGATGCTATTTCAGAGGCTTCGGCCGCTCGTTTTCGTCCGATTCTCATGACCAGCCTTTCTACGGTTTTGGGAACATTGCCTATGGCATTAGCTACCGGAGCTGGGTCGGAAAGTCGTATTGCAATGGGAATTGCCGTTGTGGGAGGTATGATTTGTGCGACAGGACTCACTCTTTATGTGATACCAGCGATATATACTTATCTGTCGGCATCTAAAATTAAAAATAGAGAAAAGCAAATGCTATCATGA
- a CDS encoding TolC family protein: MKRKFLVFIIFSVIIDLPAQNKLSLQDCIDRALDANYGIRIARNEQQINRNNYNVSDFLPVVSASGTQKQSNLNRQTKADGGSSSKGKLSDSFGAGVGLDWTLFDGLAMFTSRERNKELITSGELRTRLAIENLIAQVSTEYYKVLVQQYLLEAARQSLNISIQRYEIARQKNNIGSISGLEFKQTKIDLNTDSSSFVKQQELVKSAYISLNTLMNENLGNTGYVKDSIELLPMLSEEEIYALMLENNTTLLLAKQENRLSELDVKLARSAYFPIFDFSAGYSFSRTSTPDSYSTFNQTTGPYWGFSLNIPIFNRLDTKRKIKNAEIVRENTMLTYKDAELQMRGNLAQLYNTYQNNLLMVNFENESALVALTTMTAALDRYRLGNLSGIEFREFQRSYLDAVSRKVNAEFQAKSSEISLLLISGRL; this comes from the coding sequence ATGAAAAGGAAGTTTTTAGTTTTCATTATTTTTTCTGTTATTATCGATTTACCGGCGCAGAATAAATTATCGCTTCAGGATTGTATCGATCGGGCGCTCGATGCTAATTACGGTATTCGTATTGCCCGTAATGAACAGCAAATAAATCGTAATAATTATAATGTTTCTGATTTTTTACCGGTAGTTTCCGCATCAGGTACACAAAAACAGTCTAATCTTAACAGACAAACAAAAGCAGATGGGGGATCGTCCTCTAAAGGTAAATTATCGGATAGTTTCGGTGCCGGTGTAGGATTGGACTGGACCTTATTTGACGGGCTTGCCATGTTTACCTCTCGAGAAAGAAATAAAGAGCTCATTACCAGTGGCGAATTACGTACCCGACTTGCCATCGAGAATCTGATAGCACAGGTAAGTACCGAATATTATAAAGTTCTTGTACAGCAATATTTGTTGGAAGCAGCCCGCCAATCGCTTAATATTTCGATTCAGCGGTATGAAATCGCTCGACAGAAAAATAATATCGGGAGTATATCGGGCCTTGAATTTAAACAAACTAAAATAGACCTGAATACCGATAGTTCTTCATTTGTAAAACAACAGGAATTGGTTAAGAGTGCTTATATTTCATTGAATACGTTGATGAATGAGAATTTGGGAAATACGGGGTATGTGAAAGATTCCATCGAGTTGTTACCCATGTTATCGGAAGAGGAGATTTATGCACTCATGCTTGAAAATAACACGACATTGTTATTGGCTAAACAAGAAAACCGTTTATCGGAATTAGATGTAAAATTAGCGCGGTCGGCCTATTTCCCCATATTCGATTTTTCGGCAGGATATAGTTTTTCACGAACATCCACTCCCGATTCGTATTCTACTTTTAATCAAACGACAGGGCCTTATTGGGGATTTTCTTTAAACATTCCTATTTTTAATCGGCTCGATACGAAACGTAAAATAAAGAATGCCGAGATTGTTCGTGAAAATACGATGTTGACTTATAAGGATGCCGAATTGCAAATGCGAGGTAATTTAGCTCAATTATATAATACCTATCAGAATAATTTATTGATGGTAAATTTCGAAAATGAGAGTGCATTGGTCGCACTAACGACTATGACTGCCGCTCTCGATCGTTATCGTTTGGGAAACCTGTCGGGAATAGAATTCCGTGAATTTCAGAGGAGTTATCTCGATGCTGTCAGTCGAAAAGTAAATGCTGAATTTCAGGCAAAATCGTCCGAAATATCTTTGTTGCTTATAAGTGGCCGGTTATAG
- a CDS encoding bifunctional UDP-3-O-[3-hydroxymyristoyl] N-acetylglucosamine deacetylase/3-hydroxyacyl-ACP dehydratase encodes MKQKTLKESFSLSGKGLHTGMDITITFIPAHENHGYKIQRTDLEDQPILEAVADNVIETQRGTVIGKNNVVVSTIEHAMAALYGFEIDNCLIQVNAPEFPILDGSARYYAEAIERVGTIEQNAEREYFIIKNKIEVCDENTGARLLVLPDDDFSINTLISFDSPVLSNQFASLENLQNFSQEIAASRTFVFVREIEPLVKHNLIKGGDLDNAIVIYDQKTSQEELDRLADLMGVPHKHVDQLGYINNKPLVYDNEPARHKLLDILGDVALVGKPIKGRIIATRPGHKINNQLARMLRKEIKRQDIQAPIYNPNTEPIMDVNRIKELLPHRYPMLLVDKIIEIGKNHIVGVKNFTTNEPFFQGHFPNEPVTPGVLLIEAMAQTGGLLVLNSVEDPEKYSTYFLKIDNVKFRQKVVPGDTVIFHISFMTELRRGCAYMKGYAFVGEKITTECEFMAQIIKNK; translated from the coding sequence ATGAAACAAAAAACTCTAAAAGAAAGTTTTTCTCTTTCCGGAAAAGGATTACATACCGGAATGGATATTACAATTACATTCATTCCCGCACACGAAAACCATGGTTATAAAATACAACGTACCGATCTCGAAGACCAACCCATTTTAGAAGCTGTTGCCGATAACGTAATAGAAACTCAACGAGGAACTGTTATCGGTAAAAATAACGTAGTGGTCAGTACCATCGAACATGCAATGGCGGCCCTTTACGGTTTTGAAATCGACAACTGCCTGATACAGGTTAATGCCCCTGAATTTCCGATCCTCGACGGTAGCGCACGATATTACGCAGAGGCGATAGAACGAGTGGGAACTATCGAACAAAATGCTGAACGGGAATACTTCATTATAAAAAACAAAATCGAAGTCTGTGATGAAAATACGGGAGCTCGTTTACTGGTTTTACCCGATGACGATTTCAGCATAAACACTCTTATATCTTTCGACTCACCCGTATTAAGTAACCAATTCGCAAGTCTCGAAAATTTACAAAATTTTTCTCAGGAGATCGCAGCAAGCCGTACATTCGTTTTTGTACGTGAAATAGAACCGCTGGTTAAACATAATCTGATTAAGGGTGGCGACCTCGATAACGCAATCGTCATTTACGACCAAAAAACATCACAGGAAGAACTCGACCGATTAGCAGATCTGATGGGCGTACCTCATAAACATGTCGATCAACTCGGTTATATAAATAACAAACCACTGGTTTACGACAACGAACCTGCCCGTCACAAACTCCTCGACATATTGGGTGATGTCGCATTAGTGGGGAAACCCATTAAAGGCCGTATCATCGCTACCCGCCCCGGCCATAAAATAAACAATCAACTGGCACGGATGCTTCGTAAAGAAATAAAAAGACAAGATATACAAGCTCCTATCTATAATCCAAATACTGAGCCGATCATGGATGTAAACCGCATCAAAGAATTACTTCCGCATCGGTATCCCATGTTACTGGTAGATAAAATTATTGAGATTGGTAAAAATCATATCGTAGGTGTAAAAAACTTTACAACTAACGAACCGTTCTTTCAGGGACATTTTCCGAATGAACCTGTTACTCCAGGCGTTTTACTAATAGAAGCAATGGCCCAAACGGGAGGACTGCTTGTACTTAATTCGGTGGAAGACCCCGAAAAATATTCAACGTATTTCCTAAAAATAGATAATGTTAAGTTCCGTCAGAAAGTAGTTCCCGGCGATACAGTCATATTTCATATATCCTTTATGACAGAACTTCGTCGTGGATGCGCTTATATGAAAGGTTATGCGTTTGTTGGGGAAAAAATTACTACCGAATGCGAATTCATGGCTCAAATAATAAAAAATAAATAG
- a CDS encoding prolyl oligopeptidase family serine peptidase, with protein sequence MKKYIFTFSLFFLCALSIAQTYERKVFVSPQTGDTLKYRLLTPQSEKKQKKYPLVLFLHGAGERGSDNEAQLKHCTGAFLNPVNRDKFPAYVLVPQCPKGVWWAFRPGDQAQETFPASYEISPLLSDVKALLDCYIARPDIDPSRVYIVGISMGGMATFDMVCRFPEVFAAAIPICGGVNPVRLSAAKNVKMRIYHGDSDTIVPVKYSREAYQALKKCGGKVEYIEFVGCDHDSWNPAFNTPGFMDWIFSQKK encoded by the coding sequence ATGAAAAAGTATATTTTCACATTTTCCTTATTTTTTTTATGTGCCCTTTCTATTGCACAAACTTATGAGCGTAAAGTGTTTGTATCTCCTCAAACAGGAGATACATTAAAGTATCGGTTATTGACTCCCCAAAGTGAGAAAAAACAGAAGAAGTATCCTTTGGTATTGTTTTTACATGGTGCTGGGGAACGGGGTAGTGATAACGAGGCTCAGTTAAAACATTGTACCGGTGCTTTTTTAAATCCGGTAAATAGAGATAAATTTCCGGCTTATGTTCTCGTACCTCAATGTCCGAAAGGGGTGTGGTGGGCATTTCGTCCGGGAGACCAGGCTCAGGAAACTTTTCCCGCCTCATATGAAATATCACCTTTGTTGAGTGATGTTAAGGCTTTGCTCGACTGTTATATTGCTCGACCTGATATCGACCCTTCACGCGTTTATATCGTAGGAATATCGATGGGAGGGATGGCAACGTTCGATATGGTATGTCGTTTTCCCGAAGTATTTGCGGCCGCTATTCCTATTTGTGGAGGGGTAAATCCGGTACGACTATCGGCTGCGAAAAATGTAAAAATGCGTATTTATCATGGTGACAGTGATACGATTGTCCCTGTAAAATATTCTCGTGAAGCATACCAGGCATTAAAAAAATGTGGAGGTAAGGTCGAGTATATCGAATTTGTCGGTTGCGATCATGATTCTTGGAATCCGGCATTCAACACTCCCGGTTTTATGGATTGGATATTTTCACAGAAAAAGTAG